From a single Leopardus geoffroyi isolate Oge1 chromosome E1, O.geoffroyi_Oge1_pat1.0, whole genome shotgun sequence genomic region:
- the ICAM2 gene encoding intercellular adhesion molecule 2: protein MWSPAHRRLEFRAAAPGHHSLTWAHHLSPGSPQLFTVSLWMPLKMSPFGCWGLPAALLAVFCCPGSGETFEVHMYPEQLVVEPGESTLINCSTSCALPDTSGLETTLTKTLVASGTQWKQYLVSNVSQDTIIYCYFTCSRKQKLKSLNVSVFYPPRQVLLKLKPTRVAVGGSFTIECWVPNVAPLETLTLTLLRGKEAMHNKTFRTMALAPQEATVTHNATAHKEDGRHNFSCRADLDLRSLGGDIIHGVSEPQTLKVYEPMPDNQMVVIITVVSVLLFLFVTSILLCFVFGQHWRQRQMGTYRVQGA from the exons ATGTGGTCACCAGCGCATAGAAGGCTAGAGTTCCGGGCTGCAGCTCCAGGCCACCACTCCCTGACCTGGGCCCACCATCTCTCTCCAGGCAGCCCTCAGCTGTTCACCGTGAGCCTGTGGATGCCGCTCAAGATGTCCCCTTTTGGTTGCTGGGGCCTGCCCGCCGCCCTTCTCGCCGTGTTCTGCTGCCCAG GGTCTGGTGAGACGTTTGAGGTACACATGTATCCAGAGCAGCTGGTGGTGGAGCCCGGAGAGTCCACGTTGATCAACTGTAGTACCAGCTGTGCCCTGCCTGACACCAGTGGCCTGGAAACCACTCTAACCAAGACTCTGGTGGCCAGTGGAACTCAGTGGAAGCAGTACTTGGTCTCCAATGTCTCCCAGGACACAATCATCTACTGCTACTTCACCTGCTCCAGGAAGCAGAAGTTAAAGAGTCTCAACGTCAGCGTGTTCT ACCCTCCAAGGCAAGTGCTGCTGAAGCTGAAGCCCACTCGGGTGGCTGTGGGGGGATCCTTCACCATCGAGTGCTGGGTGCCCAATGTGGCACCTCTTGAGACCCTCACTCTCACCCTGCTCCGTGGCAAGGAGGCCATGCACAACAAGACCTTTAGGACAATGGCACTTGCCCCCCAAGAGGCCACAGTCACACATAATGCCACAGCTCACAAGGAAGACGGCCGCCACAACTTCTCCTGCCGGGCAGACCTGGACCTGCGGTCTCTTGGTGGGGACATCATTCACGGTGTCTCAGAGCCCCAGACGCTCAAGGTCTATG agCCCATGCCAGACAACCAGATGGTCGTCATCATCACAGTGGTGTCCGTGCTGCTGTTCCTGTTTGTGACATCTATCCTCCTGTGCTTTGTCTTCGGCCAGCATTGGCGCCAGAGGCAGATGGGCACCTACAGGGTACAAGGTGCTTAA